From Nicotiana tabacum cultivar K326 chromosome 22, ASM71507v2, whole genome shotgun sequence, one genomic window encodes:
- the LOC107796134 gene encoding uncharacterized protein LOC107796134, producing the protein MANQVIIGALFQEGTSQVRPPYFNGQYFSHWKVHMEIYAKAYDIKVWRVIKKGNYPLPAATPPLVDPENIDSYTKEQMEVVQVNNKARNLLYNAISGEEYEKISSCGTTKEMWDKLDITYEGTSKAKETHINMLVHDYELFSMKEGESIEEIFARFRKIISDLKDLNKLSYDELQGELRDFEKTHLKKTSQEEKRKIVAFKASTEIAETEIDDDPEALQEEIAMLSRNMDGSMRRFRNTRKGRIPPRGFNKNKSFGSWSDEDSSEHEEIANLCFMTILENEMNKSSGCWTDEDTSDDKYNDDNENYFMTRGETIEEHHRISRKGKWYLDSACSSHITCDKNQFKEVTKIDGGSVKFGDNSRGKIIGTGTIAFNNNCDITEVYLVDGLNYNLLSISQLYDSGYEVNLKKTGCAIEDETGKTILPEKRYRNVYILDGFEKIGGHICLISMSDYPWL; encoded by the exons atggcaaaTCAAGTTATCATAGGAGCTCTCTTCCAGGAAGGAACTTCACAAGTTAGACCACCATACTTCAATGGACAATATTTCTCTCACTGGAAAGTGCATATGGAGATCTATGCCAAGGCATACGATATTAAAGTTTGGAgagtcatcaaaaaggggaactaTCCCCTGCCAGCTGCTACTCCACCACTTGTTGATCCTGAAAATATAGATTCATATACAAAAGAGCAAATGGAAGTGGTACAAGTTAACAATAAAGCAAGAAACCTTCTTTATAATGCCATAAGTGGTGAAGAGTATGAGAAAATTTCTAGCTGTGGCACAACCAAAGAAATGTGGGACAAGCTTGATATTACATACGAAGGAACcagcaaagcaaaagaaacacATATCAACATGTTGGTTCATGATTACGAACTCTTTTCAATGAAAGAAGGAGAGTCTATTGAAGAGATATTTGCTAGATTCCGCAAAATAATTAGCGATCTAAAA GATCTAAATAAGTTATCCTATGATGAACTACAAGGAGAACTCAGAGACTTTGAAAAGACACATCTCAAGAAGACTAgtcaagaagaaaaaaggaaaatagtcgCATTCAAGGCCTCAACTGAAATAGCTgaaactgaaattgatgatgatccTGAAGCTCTACAAGAAGAGATTGCTATGCTATCAAGAAACATGGATGGCTCAATGAGAAGATTCAGGAATACGAGGAAAGGAAGAATTCCACCTAG AGGTTTTAACAAGAACAAATCCTTTGGAAGTTGGAGCGATGAAGATAGTTCAGAACACGAAGAGATAGCAAATCTTTGCTTCATGACGATTCTGGAAAATGAGATGAACAAATCTTCAGGATGCTGGACGGATGAGGACACTTCAGATGACAAATACAATGATGATAATGAGAACTATTTCATGACACGAGGTGAAACAATTGAG gaacaccacagAATAAGCCGCAAAGGAAAATGGTACTTAGACAGTGCGTGTTCCAGTCACATAACATGTGATAAAAATCAGTTCAAAGAAGTTACAAAAATTGATGGAGGAAGCGTTAAGTTTGGGGATAACTCAAGGGGAAAGATAATTGGTACTGGAACAATTGCCTTTAATAACAACTGTGACATCACTGAAGTTTATCTCGTTGATGGACTCAACTACAATCTCCTAAGCATAAGTCAATTATACGACTCAGGATATgaggtaaatttgaagaaaacagGCTGTGCTATTGAAGATGAGACAGGTAAAACAATCCTCCCAGAAAAAAGGTATAGAAATGTTTATATCCTCGATGGTTTTGAAAAGATAGGTGGTCATATTTGCTTAATATCTATGTCTGATTATCCATGGTTATGA